The Meiothermus sp. genome segment TGCTTCTGATGGCGGTGTTTGGCCTGGTGGGCTACCTGATGCGCAAGCTCGAGTTTCCCCTGGCCCCGGTGCTGTTGGGCCTGGTGCTGGGCTACCTGATGGAAATTAACCTGCGGCGGGCCATGACCATCAGCAACGGGGACGTGGGTTACCTGTTTAGCAGCCCCATTGCCATAGCGCTGTGGATACTGGCTGCGCTCTCGCTGTTCGCGCCTGTGATAATCGCCCGCTTCCGCAAGCAAGGCTTGGGGCAGGGCGATGAGGAGTTGTAGGCAGGTTAGCAACCGCTGTTCTAGAGGAAGCTTTTAGCGCATTTCCTTTACCAGAACCTGTGCAGTACCAAAGCATCCGGGATTGGTAAAAGCTTCGGTCCCTGAGCCGTTGTTGGTAGCCATTACCCAAATGCTTACGGTGTGGGTACCTGTCGGCAGGCCCGTCACCACACCGTTCATTGCTGCGTTGACCCCTGTCCCCCCGACTTCATTGCTGCGCACCAGGGCGCGGATTCTCCCGGTGGCTGTGGGGTTGTTGTCGACCCGTAACTCGAAAATGGCCCCATTTGAGCTGGTTAGGGACTGGACGTACAGCCGACCGGTGAAGGTCAGTTCGATGGTTGAGTTTGCGTCTTGCTTGTCGAAGGTTCCCAGGTCTGCGATTTTGGTGTAGGTGTTTGTGAAGGCTGCAACGGTTTCGCAGGACACTGCAATTGCTGTGCTTCGCAACAGCTCGGTGGTGGGTTTGGCCTCGAGGGCGTCCACGGCGGTCTTCAGAGCTGTGAAATTGGCGTTCAAGGCTGCCGCACTAATGACCTGCCCTGCCGAAAAACTGTTGGGAATTGTCACTGCCAACGCGCTCAAGCCCGCTGCCACGATAGCTGCACCCAAAACGAATTATTTGAGGTTCTTTCCGTTCATGGTCGCTCCTTTGAGGGCAATATAGTCAACCCAGCGTTATGTGAGCGTTATATAGACGTCTGCACCGTTGGTAATCAGTTTGTGGATTTCGGTGGGACTGCTATTATCGCCGGTCATCGTTGAAAGGTTCCGCCAGCAACGGATTGGCGGGCGAGGTGCAGCAATCGTGACCCTCCTTACGACCCCCACCCCAGAACGCGTTACCCTCGAGGCATGGAATTCCTCGGGTGGTCGCTGGTCATTCTGGCGGTGCTGCTGCTCACGGGTTGGTTGGGGCCCATTCTGGGGGGGGTGCTGGCGATTGCGGCCCTGCCGGTACTGGCAGTGCTGGGTGTGGTGCTGTTCCCCCTGCTGTTGGTGTTGCTGGTTCTGGGCCTGGTGCTGGGGGTGGTGGGCAGCGCCCTGGGGGTGGCGGCGGGCCTGCTGGGGTTTTTGCTCCAGTGGGGGCTACCCCTCCTGCTCCTGGGAGCGGGTATCTGGCTACTCACCAGAAAGCGTCGTCCGCGCTTGCAAGCCTGAATGAAAAAGCCCCCTCGAGCGAGGGGGCTCCGCATTGTGTTTTATTTACCGGTACACCACGCGCCTGCGTTCGCCCTCGAGGCGGTCTTCAAACCCTTCGAAACGGCGCTCGCTCTGATTGCGGCGCTGTCCTCCACCGGTGCGGTTGCCCTGAGAACGGCCCTGGCTACGGCCAGAGCCCTGGCGTTCGGGCAGCCGGGACTCCGCAGGCACCTCGGTGGCTTTCATCAGGCGCAGGTCGCGTAGCGCCGAATGGTCGAGCTTGCTCACATCTTCGGGCCGGATATCCACATAAGCGGCCAGCTCGCCGTCCAGGCGAATGCGCCCGATCTCGCCTGCGCCCGCGCCTTTCAGCACTGCAACCACACGGTTCACGCTGAGGCGCGAGCCTGATAGCTTGAGGGTGACCCAGTTCTCCTCGCCGGTAATCAGGCTCTTGGGGGTGGGGGCTCCGCCCAGAACTAAAGCCAGCATGCCGGCTACCGCGTCCACGCCCCCTTCGGCAATCAGGCGCTCGGCCTGTTCGCGCCAGAGCTTCTTGTCGGCCTCGGGCTGCCTGGCAATCCGGCGGGCCAGCACGGCCCACTTGGCCTCCATGACCTCTTCGGGGGTGGGGGGGTTGACCCGCTTGAAGCTGCGTTTGACCTCGCGCTCGAGGGTCTCCAGTTCGCGCTTATCGCGGGGGCCATACAGAATTACAACCTTGCCCGAGCGCCCCGCCCGCCCAGTACGACCCGAGCGGTGCAGATAAGATTCGCTTTGATCCGGCAGGCGGTAGTGTACTACCAGATCGACCTCGGGGATGTCGAGCCCCCGGGCGGCCACGTCGGTGGCGACCAACACGCTTACGGCCCCGCTGCGGAAGCGCTCCATTACGCGCTCGCGGTCAATCTGGCCCATGTCGCCGTGAATGGGGGCCGCGCTGTGGGCCCGGCTTTCCAGGCCCAGGGCCAGGTCGTTGCACTCGGCCTTGGTACTCGTAAAGACGATGGTGCGCTCGGGTGCATAGGCAAAGAGCAGATCCGAGAGCACCGAGATGCGGCCATGGATGGGGGCCTGAATAGCGACTTCCTCATAGGAGATGGCCTCGTCTTTGATGACATTGATAAGGGTAGCCCCCCGTTGAAAGCGCTCCGAAAGGCGACGCGCCCAGGTGGGTAGAGTAGCCGAGAACAACAGGGTCTGCCGGGTGGCAGGCGTGGCCTCCAGCAATTGCTCGACCGCTTCCTCAAAGCCCATCGAGAGCATCTCATCGGCTTCGTCGAGCACCACAATCTCGACCCTGGATAGCTCGAGAACGCGCTGCTCCATATAGTCGATGGCCCGCCCTGGGGTAGCTACTACCACGTCGGTGCCGCGTTTGAGGGCTTCGGCCTGCTTGCCGTAGCCGGTGCCGCCGTAGATGGGCGTTATGCTCAGGTGCGGCGCCAGCCACTCGAGTTCCTTGGCGACTTGAAGGGCCAGCTCGCGGGTGGGGGTGAGGACAAAGGCCCGGGGGGCGCGTCCGCGCTCACGGGCGGCATCCAGCCGATGGGCGATGGGGATACCAAAAGCCAGGGTTTTGCCGGTGCCGGTGCGGGCCTGGCCCAGTACGTCCTTGCCCTCCAGGGCCAGTGGGATGGCCGCAGCCTGGATGGGGGTGGCGGTGGTAAAACCTTTGGCCTCGAGGGCCCTGGCAACTTCAGATCTTAACGTAAATGCAGAAAACTCCATGTTTTAAACGTCCTTTTTGGGTGGTGGGCTGAAAAGCCTTCGAGGCGAATCCAACCCTGTAGGGTTCGAGCCGCTCATCCCAGAAAGAACCGAATGTCCAAACTGTACCGAGGTATAGGATGTACGGCTTTGTTGAACCATGCGCTTGGCCGCACCCTGCGGGAAAGTAAGCGCAACCCTTGCAGTGTGGGGGATGGCGTGGGTTTTGTCAAGGGTTATTGGTTGAAAGCCCGAAGCCAAAGGCCCAAAGCGTATGAATATTGCTAAAAATCGGACTATTACCAATTTTTGGGCTATCAGCTTCGGGGCTTTAGGATACTTCTTCACACGGCTTCTGCTATCCTTGGCCCTCGAGGTGATTGTGCGCTGGTTTGTGTTGCTTTTGTGGATTGCTGTCGCTGCTTCTGCGCAGCAGCTTGCCACCCGTCAGTTGGTACTGGACTTCGAGGGGGGGCTGGCCTACCTCAATGGTTCGCCCATCACCCTGAACCCCCCTGCCCGTGTGGTGGAGGGGCGGGCCCTTATTCCGGTGCGGGAGGTGGCCCGGGTACTGGGGGTCAGCCTGGAGAACCTGAACCATGGCACCCAGGGGGTGCGGCTGGGCAAGCTGGAACTTTATCCCGCTTTGGGCCAGGCCCGCCTGGAGGGACGACCTCTGGGTTTGAATGAGGTGGGGCAGTTGCAGGATGGGGTGATGTTCGTTTCGGCCCGCACCCTGGAAGCGGCCCTGGGGGCTGCGGTGGTGTTCGATCCGCTACAGCGCGTGCTCACCCTGACCTATATCCACGGTGCCATTGCGCGGGACACCACCCGTCCGGTTGCGCGTTTTGCTACCGACAAGCAGGAGTACAAAATCGGGGAGCCGGTGCGTATCATCGAGTACTCCTATGACCCTGACGGACAGCCGCTTTCCCTGAGCTTTACCGGACGCGAAGAAGCCTACTTCACCCCTGGCGAGAAACTGATTACCCTGGTGGTTACCAACCGCGCAGGGCGCAGCAGCGAGCCTTTTTCCCGGCGCATCGTAGTGCGGCCCGAGGTTATGTACAGTGCGCGCGATTATGCCCTGCGCTTTTACAGTGTAGGGCGCCTCTTTCTCGACCCCGAGATACTGAGCTATCCGGTTCTCGCGACCGATAGGCAGGACGGGGACGTACCCCTGCTGGTCTCCAACTCCCCTGAGCAGGTTGCGCGCTCGGGGGTGCTTTATGCCGACGCGGTAAGCGGTTCGGCCCGCCTCCTGGCCTATCACCAGAACGCCCTCCCGACTCCGGCCCGGCTGGTGGTGCTAGTGAGCAACGTGGACGTGGTACCGGTTCACCTTAAGGTCGAGCGGCTGGGCGAGACGGCGGCTACCCGGGTAGTGGCGGTGCTGGGGCAGGCGAGTCTCATGGACTTCTTGCTGGCCCAGGCAGGCGAGCAGGTGCGCCTTGAGCCCGGCCAGACGGTAGCGCTCTACCGATCGGACTTGCTGGCTGCCGGCCAGGGCCTCAATCTGATGGCCGATCTCCAGGCCAGTGGTCAGGTCAACCTGACGGTAGCGATGATCGAGGAGAGCCTGTTGCCTGCGCTCAGCAATGAGGGGCTGGCTTCTCTGCTGCCCTTGCTGCCCAACCTCGAGCCCGATGGCACCCATGTGCGCGGTACTTTTCCATCGGCGCTGCGTACCCTGCGGGTGCGACTGGAAGGCACGGTGGGCCGCATCGTGATTGGCGATGGGGTTTTTGACCCGACGCCTGCCGGCATGGATGCCCTCACGGGCCAGCCCGTGCGCCTGCGGGGCCACTACGGCCTCACCTACCGGGTTGTGCTGGACGGGGCACTCAACACGGTGGGCGCTTTCTCTCCCCGCGGAGGGGCTTATGTGGGGGCCATCCGGGTCAACGGCCTCTTGCAGCCTGTGCCGTCCAACGGGGTGCTTTTGCGTCCGGACAACCCCCTGATTTTCTTCCGCGAAACCCAGAATGATCAGGTCACCATCGAGCTCATACCGGCTTCCGGCTCGTATCTGCCGGTGAATCTGGTGGTGTACCGACTGTAGCCACTAGAAGCCCCCCGGCCCTAAGAAGCCCCCGGAAAGGGAATTACATCTACCGAATCGCCAGGCTGTGCCGAAAGGCCGGCCTCGAGCACCACCAGCGCATTCCCCACCGCCATCGAGTTCAGCACGCCGCTGGACTGGTTGCCGGTGCTTGCCACGCGGTAGCGGTCGTTTTCCCAGCGCAGCACGGCCCGCCGGTAGGCCCGCCGGGTGGGGTTGGCCTCGAAAGGGGTATCGGCCACAGCCCTCACCAGGCTGTAAGGCGCATCGGTGCGCCCCAACAGCTTGAACAGAAAAGGCCGCCCGAAGAGCAAAAACGTCACCATCGCCGAGACCGGATTGCCCGGCAGGCCCATCAGGGGTAGCCCGTTCCAGGTCGCAAAGAGCAAGGGGCCCCCCGGCTGCAACTTGACCTTCCAGAAATGGATCTCACCTTCGCGCTCCAGCATCTGCCGCACGATGTCGTACTCGCCCATCGAAACCCCACCCGTCGTGAGGAGCAGGTCAAGTTTGCCAGCCCGCTGTAGCTGGGCGCGAACTCCCTCTACACTGTCCGATGCTTTGGGTAAGATGACGGGCTCACCGCCTGCCTCCAATACCAGGCCCGCCACCGAGTAGCTATTGGAGTTGTAGACCCCACCATAGGGTAGTGGCTCCCCTGGCTCGACCACCTCGTCGCCGGTGGACAGAATACCCACCCTGGGCCGCCGAACCACCGGCAGCTGGTCGTAGCCCATGGCCGCTGCCAGCCCCACCCGGCCGGGGGTGACTAAATCGCCCTTGTGCAAATACGTCTGCCCCAGCACCAGGTCGTCGCCCTTGCGGCGAATGTCGGCAGCCGAGGCCGGTTTCATCAGCCAGACATAATCGCCCTCCCGCAGGGTGTCTTCCACCCGAATCACCGCATTGGCCCCTTTGGGTATGGGGGTGCCGGTAAAAACCTGCACGGCTTCTCCGGGCTCCAGCTTTCCGGTGAATGGTTTGCCAGCGGGCGATTGACCGACCACTTTGAGCTTGACCGGGTTGCCCAACGAGGCGCCCCTGGTGTCGGCCTCGAGGCAGGCATAGCCGTCTACTGCCGTATCGTCGGTGTAGGGGTGGTTAACCTTAGCGCTTAGTTCTGCGCCCAAAATGCCGCCGTAAGCAGCGGTCAGGGGCAACAGCTCAATGCTTTCCAGGGGTTTGGCCTGTTGCAATACAATCTCAAGGGCTGCTTCGACGGTAATGTTCTGCTTCATAGCTTCTATCCTATCCAGTTGGGGTTATCTTCGTGATACCAGGACGTCCCCCCTATTGACACATCCAAACACCTTTGATATTCTTCTCGTTGCGCCCCAATACGAAGGCTGGCGCGAGGATCATGACAAAGGGGTAGTAGATAAGGGAAGGAAGTCCATCCTGGACGCTATCTATTGTGCAAGCGATAGAGGGGATTCAGGGTGGGTTGTGAATAGACCCAATCTCTGGGGGTGACCCTAGAGAGGGAATAAAGGTCAAGATAGAACGGGCACACGGTGGATGCCCTGGCACCTAAGCCGATGAAGGACGTGATTACCTGCGAAAAGCCCGGTGGAGCTGGTAGTAAGCTTTGATACCGGGATATCCGAATGGGGGAACCCGGCCTGTGGGAACACAGGTCACTCACGCGAGTGAGGGGGAACCTGGGGAACTGAAACATCTAAGTACCCAGAGGAGAAGAAAGAGAGTTCGATTCTCTGAGTAGCGGCGAGCGAAAGGGGAGAAGCCTAAACTGCTGAGCGTGCTCAGTGGGGTTGTGGGGCTGGCGATATCGAAGCGGAAGTTTAGTCGAAGGGTTTTGGGAAAGCCCACCATAGAAGGTGAAAGTCCTGTAGACGAAAGGCGGAAGCTAGTAGCCAGTACCCGAGTAGCCTGTGGTTCGTGGAGCTATGGGTGAATCTGCGCGGCCCACCGCGTAAGGCTAAATACTCTAGGTGACCGATAGTGGACCAGTACCGTGAGGGAAAGGTGAAAAGAACCCCGGGAGGGGAGTGAAATAGAACCTGAAACCGTGTGCTCACAAGCAATCAAAGGACTATAGAGGTCTTTTGGTGTGCCTATTGAAGCATGAGCTGGCGACTTACGGTAGCGGGCGAGCTTAAGCCGAGAGGTGGAGGCGTAGCGAAAGCGAGTCCGAATAGGGCGAAAGATGGGCCGTTCGCGGCCCATGTAGTTCGTTGCCGTAGACTCGAAACCCAGAGAGCTAGCCCTGACCAGGCTGAAGCGCGGGTGACACT includes the following:
- a CDS encoding DEAD/DEAH box helicase, which gives rise to MEFSAFTLRSEVARALEAKGFTTATPIQAAAIPLALEGKDVLGQARTGTGKTLAFGIPIAHRLDAARERGRAPRAFVLTPTRELALQVAKELEWLAPHLSITPIYGGTGYGKQAEALKRGTDVVVATPGRAIDYMEQRVLELSRVEIVVLDEADEMLSMGFEEAVEQLLEATPATRQTLLFSATLPTWARRLSERFQRGATLINVIKDEAISYEEVAIQAPIHGRISVLSDLLFAYAPERTIVFTSTKAECNDLALGLESRAHSAAPIHGDMGQIDRERVMERFRSGAVSVLVATDVAARGLDIPEVDLVVHYRLPDQSESYLHRSGRTGRAGRSGKVVILYGPRDKRELETLEREVKRSFKRVNPPTPEEVMEAKWAVLARRIARQPEADKKLWREQAERLIAEGGVDAVAGMLALVLGGAPTPKSLITGEENWVTLKLSGSRLSVNRVVAVLKGAGAGEIGRIRLDGELAAYVDIRPEDVSKLDHSALRDLRLMKATEVPAESRLPERQGSGRSQGRSQGNRTGGGQRRNQSERRFEGFEDRLEGERRRVVYR
- a CDS encoding stalk domain-containing protein, producing the protein MIVRWFVLLLWIAVAASAQQLATRQLVLDFEGGLAYLNGSPITLNPPARVVEGRALIPVREVARVLGVSLENLNHGTQGVRLGKLELYPALGQARLEGRPLGLNEVGQLQDGVMFVSARTLEAALGAAVVFDPLQRVLTLTYIHGAIARDTTRPVARFATDKQEYKIGEPVRIIEYSYDPDGQPLSLSFTGREEAYFTPGEKLITLVVTNRAGRSSEPFSRRIVVRPEVMYSARDYALRFYSVGRLFLDPEILSYPVLATDRQDGDVPLLVSNSPEQVARSGVLYADAVSGSARLLAYHQNALPTPARLVVLVSNVDVVPVHLKVERLGETAATRVVAVLGQASLMDFLLAQAGEQVRLEPGQTVALYRSDLLAAGQGLNLMADLQASGQVNLTVAMIEESLLPALSNEGLASLLPLLPNLEPDGTHVRGTFPSALRTLRVRLEGTVGRIVIGDGVFDPTPAGMDALTGQPVRLRGHYGLTYRVVLDGALNTVGAFSPRGGAYVGAIRVNGLLQPVPSNGVLLRPDNPLIFFRETQNDQVTIELIPASGSYLPVNLVVYRL
- the glp gene encoding gephyrin-like molybdotransferase Glp codes for the protein MKQNITVEAALEIVLQQAKPLESIELLPLTAAYGGILGAELSAKVNHPYTDDTAVDGYACLEADTRGASLGNPVKLKVVGQSPAGKPFTGKLEPGEAVQVFTGTPIPKGANAVIRVEDTLREGDYVWLMKPASAADIRRKGDDLVLGQTYLHKGDLVTPGRVGLAAAMGYDQLPVVRRPRVGILSTGDEVVEPGEPLPYGGVYNSNSYSVAGLVLEAGGEPVILPKASDSVEGVRAQLQRAGKLDLLLTTGGVSMGEYDIVRQMLEREGEIHFWKVKLQPGGPLLFATWNGLPLMGLPGNPVSAMVTFLLFGRPFLFKLLGRTDAPYSLVRAVADTPFEANPTRRAYRRAVLRWENDRYRVASTGNQSSGVLNSMAVGNALVVLEAGLSAQPGDSVDVIPFPGAS